In Planctomycetota bacterium, a genomic segment contains:
- a CDS encoding AI-2E family transporter: MTRPWKTLILALLAIGALVLIYALRAVFLPLLVALLLAYILNPLVTALERRRVPRPVSIAAVYVLLAGAAALALLWAVPRAVAEGRQFVQVTFTGEDARIHRLLPYLERWFGWENWEQVLEEVRRRVQGHEAELARAGGSILGSVISFAAGSLRGFLSVVSFVVLVPVYLFFALLRMNEGWERFSRALPGPYREKVLETLGKIHRANAAFFRGQITICAIEGLIVFLGLLLIGVKFALLFGALYAILALVPFVGVAVGFAATSLFVLADTGEFGRAFFLTAGLFVAVQVLEGTVLQPTILGKETGLHPVAVILSLFIFGELFGFLGMLLAVPLASTAKILFEDYVWPAFRDVAGPGGSVSPSG, from the coding sequence ATGACCCGTCCCTGGAAAACCCTGATCCTGGCCCTGCTGGCGATCGGCGCCTTGGTTCTGATCTACGCCCTGCGGGCGGTGTTCCTTCCCCTGCTCGTCGCGCTCCTTCTGGCGTACATCCTCAACCCGCTCGTGACCGCGCTGGAGCGCCGCCGGGTGCCGCGCCCGGTCTCGATCGCGGCGGTCTACGTGCTTCTGGCGGGGGCGGCGGCGCTGGCGCTCCTGTGGGCGGTGCCCCGCGCGGTCGCCGAAGGGCGCCAGTTCGTCCAGGTCACCTTCACGGGCGAGGACGCGCGGATTCACCGGCTCCTGCCCTACCTGGAGCGCTGGTTCGGATGGGAGAACTGGGAGCAGGTCCTCGAAGAGGTGCGCCGGCGGGTCCAGGGGCACGAAGCGGAACTGGCGCGGGCGGGAGGATCGATTCTGGGCTCGGTGATCTCCTTCGCCGCCGGAAGCCTGCGCGGCTTCCTCTCGGTGGTCTCCTTCGTGGTGCTGGTGCCGGTTTATCTCTTTTTCGCGCTCCTGCGGATGAACGAGGGATGGGAGCGCTTTTCCCGCGCCCTTCCCGGGCCGTACCGCGAGAAGGTGCTGGAAACCCTCGGGAAAATTCACCGCGCCAACGCCGCCTTCTTCCGCGGGCAGATCACCATCTGCGCGATCGAGGGCCTGATCGTCTTCCTGGGGCTTCTTCTCATCGGCGTGAAGTTCGCGCTTCTCTTCGGAGCGCTCTACGCGATCCTGGCCCTGGTTCCGTTCGTCGGGGTGGCCGTGGGGTTCGCCGCGACGTCCCTTTTCGTCCTGGCCGACACGGGGGAATTCGGGCGCGCGTTCTTCCTGACGGCGGGGCTCTTCGTGGCCGTCCAGGTGCTCGAGGGAACGGTCCTGCAGCCGACGATTCTGGGGAAGGAGACGGGCCTTCACCCGGTCGCCGTCATTCTCTCGCTTTTCATCTTCGGAGAGCTTTTCGGCTTCCTGGGGATGCTCCTGGCCGTGCCCCTGGCGTCCACGGCCAAGATTCTGTTCGAGGACTACGTCTGGCCGGCGTTCCGGGACGTGGCGGGGCCCGGCGGATCCGTCAGTCCTTCAGGCA
- a CDS encoding Minf_1886 family protein — MSTPRSFDARLAEVAARDGRYHVQAYRFVYEALDYTVRRIGQKRHVTGRELLEGIRDLALEQFGGLALMVFDVWGVRTTGDFGNIVFNLVDAGLMSRSENDCREDFDDVFDFREVFRFDAGCRALRGSEKP, encoded by the coding sequence ATGTCAACGCCCCGCAGCTTTGACGCGCGGCTGGCCGAGGTGGCCGCCCGCGATGGACGCTACCACGTCCAGGCCTATCGGTTCGTCTACGAGGCGCTCGACTACACGGTTCGGCGCATCGGCCAGAAGCGTCACGTCACGGGCCGCGAGCTCCTGGAGGGCATCCGCGACCTGGCGCTGGAGCAGTTCGGCGGCCTGGCGCTCATGGTCTTCGACGTCTGGGGCGTGCGGACGACCGGGGATTTCGGCAACATCGTCTTCAACCTCGTGGACGCGGGGCTCATGAGCCGTTCCGAGAACGATTGCCGCGAAGACTTCGACGACGTCTTCGATTTCCGCGAGGTCTTCCGGTTCGACGCCGGCTGTCGGGCTCTGCGGGGCTCCGAGAAGCCCTGA
- the metG gene encoding methionine--tRNA ligase — MAKYYLTTAIDYVNSTPHVGTSYEKILADVLARWKRLRGDDVFFLMGNDEHSQQVARKAAELGLDPREYCDRMEAKFRETWAKLDLSFDRFIRTTEPAHARACREIFRRLRDRGDVYKGLYRGLYCVGCEARKTESETVEGRCPNHPSTPLEKVEEENYFFRLSRYAEPVRRLIAGGGFIDPAFRANEMLAVLDQGLEDISISRRSTRWGVPIPDDPEQVMYVWFDALINYVTAAGFPDDPERFARLWPADCHVIGKDITRFHAIIWPAMLLSAGIEPPRKLAVHGFVYIRKGAERYKMSKTLGTAIDPAAVADRFGPDSLRNYLLREVAFGQDGDFTWDKFLERTNNDLADKLGNLLNRVVSMTERYLGGEFATRGEALPQDAALRGTLEGLAARVEPLMERLEFHTALAEIWEAVGAANGYIDATAPWSLHKQGRAAAVAGVLYRSAEALRILATLLSPFIPGTAGRILEQLGLSAVPLRLEVAKTPEYIRMGTRVRKGPVLFQKIDVNAPQL; from the coding sequence ATGGCCAAGTACTATCTGACGACCGCGATCGACTACGTCAACAGCACGCCCCACGTGGGCACGTCCTACGAGAAGATCCTGGCGGACGTGCTGGCCCGGTGGAAGCGCCTGCGGGGCGACGACGTCTTTTTCCTCATGGGAAACGACGAGCACAGCCAGCAGGTGGCGCGCAAGGCCGCGGAGCTGGGGCTGGATCCGCGCGAGTACTGCGACCGGATGGAGGCGAAGTTCCGGGAAACGTGGGCCAAGCTCGACCTTTCGTTCGACCGCTTCATCCGCACGACCGAACCCGCCCACGCCCGCGCCTGCCGGGAGATCTTCCGGCGCCTGCGGGACCGGGGCGACGTCTACAAGGGGCTTTACCGGGGCCTCTACTGCGTGGGCTGCGAGGCGCGCAAGACGGAAAGCGAAACCGTCGAGGGCCGCTGCCCGAACCATCCCTCGACGCCGCTCGAGAAGGTGGAGGAGGAAAACTACTTCTTCCGGCTCTCCCGCTATGCCGAGCCCGTGCGTCGGCTGATCGCGGGCGGCGGGTTCATCGATCCGGCGTTCCGGGCCAACGAAATGCTGGCGGTCCTCGACCAGGGGCTCGAGGACATCTCCATTTCCCGCCGGTCCACGCGGTGGGGGGTGCCCATCCCGGACGACCCGGAGCAGGTGATGTACGTCTGGTTCGACGCGCTCATCAACTACGTCACGGCGGCCGGGTTTCCGGACGATCCGGAGCGGTTCGCGCGCCTCTGGCCGGCGGACTGCCACGTGATCGGAAAGGACATCACGCGGTTCCACGCGATCATCTGGCCCGCGATGCTTCTTTCGGCCGGGATCGAGCCGCCCCGGAAGCTCGCCGTCCACGGGTTCGTCTACATCCGCAAGGGGGCGGAGCGGTACAAGATGTCCAAGACGCTCGGGACGGCGATCGACCCGGCGGCGGTGGCCGACCGGTTTGGTCCCGACAGCCTGCGGAACTACCTCCTGCGGGAGGTTGCCTTCGGCCAGGACGGCGACTTCACGTGGGACAAGTTCCTGGAGCGGACCAACAACGATCTGGCCGACAAGCTCGGCAACCTCCTCAACCGCGTGGTTTCGATGACCGAGCGGTACCTTGGAGGGGAGTTCGCCACGCGCGGCGAGGCCCTTCCGCAGGACGCGGCGCTGCGCGGAACGCTCGAAGGGCTGGCCGCCCGCGTCGAGCCGCTCATGGAGCGCCTCGAGTTCCACACGGCGCTCGCGGAAATCTGGGAGGCGGTGGGGGCCGCCAACGGCTACATCGACGCGACCGCCCCGTGGTCCCTCCACAAGCAGGGCCGCGCCGCCGCCGTGGCGGGGGTCCTCTACCGGTCCGCCGAGGCGCTGCGCATCCTGGCGACGCTGCTTTCGCCCTTCATTCCGGGAACCGCCGGCCGCATCCTCGAACAGCTCGGCCTCTCCGCGGTCCCGCTCCGGCTGGAGGTTGCAAAAACGCCCGAGTATATTAGGATGGGGACGCGGGTCCGGAAGGGCCCGGTTCTCTTCCAGAAAATCGATGTCAACGCCCCGCAGCTTTGA
- a CDS encoding AAA family ATPase, with protein MSFDAIAGNAAALARLRALAAGGRPAHAYLFSGPEGVGKRSAAEAFARALGAEPRVVARPPGRHEILIEQVREVIRELSLTADRPRAVIFDEADRMSEEAMNALLKTLEEPPPRTVLILVSSVPERLLPTVRSRCQRILFFPLSEDEIVRYARGALGLGEEDARILAVLADGSVGTARELAGELAAVRARAREIQERVLSGELNPIVEGLAKIRDTEEARRAARRDLGLLARAFRDALEARLGRPPRLASPEFVERAARLDEDDLLERIETLLDRARLIDLNANVPLTVEDALLRV; from the coding sequence GTGTCCTTTGACGCGATCGCGGGCAACGCGGCGGCGCTCGCCCGGCTGCGCGCGCTGGCGGCGGGCGGGCGGCCGGCACATGCCTACCTTTTCTCGGGACCCGAGGGGGTCGGCAAGCGGTCGGCCGCCGAAGCGTTCGCCCGCGCGCTCGGAGCCGAACCCCGCGTCGTCGCGCGGCCGCCGGGCCGCCACGAGATCCTCATCGAGCAGGTCCGGGAGGTCATCCGCGAGCTCAGCCTCACGGCGGACCGCCCGCGCGCCGTGATCTTCGACGAGGCGGACCGGATGTCCGAGGAGGCGATGAACGCGCTTCTGAAGACGCTCGAAGAACCTCCGCCGCGGACCGTCCTCATCCTGGTTTCGAGCGTCCCCGAGCGGCTTCTGCCGACCGTGCGGTCGCGCTGCCAGCGGATTCTCTTTTTCCCCCTGTCCGAGGACGAGATCGTCCGTTACGCCCGCGGCGCGCTCGGGCTCGGAGAGGAGGACGCCCGGATCCTGGCCGTTCTGGCGGACGGCTCGGTGGGGACCGCGCGGGAGCTGGCGGGGGAGCTGGCCGCCGTGCGCGCCCGGGCGCGGGAGATCCAGGAGCGGGTGCTCTCGGGCGAACTCAACCCGATCGTCGAGGGCCTGGCGAAGATCCGGGACACCGAGGAGGCGCGGCGCGCGGCCCGGCGGGATCTGGGGCTTCTGGCCCGGGCGTTCCGGGATGCGCTCGAGGCGCGCCTGGGGCGGCCTCCGCGGCTGGCCTCCCCCGAGTTCGTCGAGCGCGCGGCCCGGCTCGACGAGGATGATCTGCTCGAACGGATCGAGACGCTGCTCGACCGCGCGCGCCTGATCGATCTCAACGCCAACGTCCCCCTGACCGTGGAGGACGCGCTTTTGAGGGTCTGA
- the tmk gene encoding dTMP kinase, with translation MRGRFIVVEGIDGSGKTTLAALLARHLERRGRRVVRTREPGGTRLGEKIRRLLLDARHAEMAPLTELFLYMASRAQLLEEVIRPALEAGRDVVCDRYYYSTAAYQGAAGGVGLEGVLELAERIARFERPDLVAVLDLPPRTARARRAGPGDRVERKGLAYQERVRRGFLRIARRDPRRIRVLNAARPVEEVFRDLREAVDRVL, from the coding sequence ATGCGCGGCCGGTTCATCGTCGTCGAAGGGATCGACGGCTCGGGCAAGACGACGCTGGCGGCCCTCCTGGCGCGCCACCTGGAGCGCCGCGGCCGCCGCGTGGTGCGGACGCGCGAGCCGGGGGGCACCCGTCTGGGCGAGAAAATCCGGAGGCTGCTGCTGGACGCGCGCCACGCCGAGATGGCCCCGCTCACCGAGCTTTTCCTCTACATGGCCAGCCGGGCGCAGCTCCTGGAGGAGGTGATCCGGCCGGCGCTCGAGGCCGGGCGCGACGTCGTGTGCGACCGGTACTACTACTCCACCGCGGCCTACCAGGGCGCGGCCGGCGGCGTGGGACTGGAGGGCGTGCTCGAGCTGGCCGAGCGGATCGCCCGGTTCGAGCGGCCGGACCTCGTGGCGGTGCTGGACCTTCCGCCGAGGACGGCGCGGGCGCGGCGCGCGGGCCCGGGGGACCGGGTGGAGCGCAAGGGCCTGGCCTACCAGGAGCGGGTTCGGCGGGGATTCCTCCGGATCGCGCGCCGGGACCCCCGCCGGATCCGCGTCCTGAACGCCGCGCGGCCGGTCGAGGAGGTTTTCCGGGACCTGCGGGAGGCGGTGGACCGTGTCCTTTGA
- the hslV gene encoding ATP-dependent protease subunit HslV has product MRSMTTILAVRHQGAVAIGGDGQVTQGATVVKRDALKIRRLHEGRVLAGFAGGTADSMALLEKYEGMLKKYQGNAAKAAVELAKEWRTDRLLRRLESLLLVADREHTLLISGQGDVIEPDDGVAGIGSGAPAAVAAARALVRHAPLKARDIVVEALQIAAGLCIYTNDRIRVEEL; this is encoded by the coding sequence ATGAGGTCCATGACGACGATCCTGGCGGTGCGGCATCAGGGGGCCGTGGCGATCGGCGGCGACGGGCAGGTCACCCAGGGCGCCACCGTCGTCAAGCGCGACGCCCTCAAGATCCGGCGCCTTCACGAAGGGCGCGTGCTGGCCGGCTTCGCCGGCGGGACGGCCGATTCGATGGCGCTCCTCGAGAAGTACGAAGGAATGCTCAAGAAGTATCAGGGGAACGCCGCCAAGGCGGCCGTGGAGCTGGCCAAGGAATGGCGCACGGACCGGCTCCTGCGGCGGCTGGAATCGCTTCTTCTGGTGGCCGACCGGGAGCACACCCTGCTCATTTCGGGACAGGGGGACGTGATCGAGCCCGACGACGGGGTGGCCGGAATCGGCTCGGGCGCGCCGGCCGCCGTGGCCGCCGCCCGCGCCCTGGTCCGGCACGCGCCCCTCAAGGCCCGCGACATCGTCGTCGAGGCGCTCCAGATCGCCGCGGGGCTCTGCATCTACACGAACGACCGCATCCGCGTCGAGGAGCTCTGA
- the hslU gene encoding ATP-dependent protease ATPase subunit HslU, producing MSERDLTPARIVRELDKYIVGQEAAKRVVAVAVRNRWRRQQLPPELRNEFHPKNIMLIGPTGVGKTEIARRLAALVAAPFVKVEATRYTEVGYVGRDVESIVRDLVEVSISMVKAEELARVQKKAEAQAEERLLDLLLPGRREAGDPEAAERSAASREKLRERLREGSLDAREVEVTVEERQTPFMQVFSPGGMEEVGLDVPGALGSLFPPRHVTRRVSVAEARKILSQQEAEKLIDRDRVTREGLRRAQEQGIIFIDEIDKIVGAEKTHGPDVSREGVQRDLLPIVEGATVNTRYGVVKTDHILFIAAGAFSFSKPTDLIPELQGRFPLRAELKSLGREDFIRILTEPKNALLKQYAALLETEGVHLDFQKDAIDELATVAARVNGTLQDIGARRLHTVVERVLDEISFTAPDIAPARISIDARYVRERLQGILEDEDLRKYIL from the coding sequence ATGAGCGAGCGCGATCTGACTCCGGCCCGCATCGTGCGGGAACTCGACAAATACATCGTAGGACAGGAGGCCGCCAAGCGGGTGGTCGCGGTGGCCGTGCGCAACCGCTGGCGCCGCCAGCAGCTGCCGCCGGAGCTCCGGAACGAGTTCCACCCCAAGAACATCATGCTTATCGGACCGACGGGCGTGGGGAAAACCGAAATCGCCCGGAGGCTGGCCGCGCTGGTTGCGGCCCCGTTCGTCAAGGTGGAGGCCACCCGCTACACGGAAGTGGGCTACGTGGGCCGGGACGTCGAGTCGATCGTGCGGGATCTCGTCGAGGTGTCCATCAGCATGGTCAAGGCCGAGGAGCTCGCGCGCGTCCAGAAGAAGGCCGAGGCGCAGGCCGAGGAGCGGCTGCTCGATCTCCTTCTTCCGGGACGGCGCGAGGCCGGCGATCCCGAGGCGGCCGAGCGTTCGGCCGCGTCCCGCGAGAAGCTCCGGGAGCGGCTGCGCGAGGGATCCCTGGACGCCCGGGAGGTGGAAGTGACCGTCGAGGAACGCCAAACCCCCTTCATGCAGGTCTTCTCGCCGGGGGGCATGGAGGAAGTGGGGCTCGACGTCCCCGGCGCGCTCGGAAGCCTCTTTCCGCCCCGCCACGTCACGCGGCGGGTCAGCGTCGCGGAGGCCCGCAAGATTCTTTCCCAGCAGGAGGCCGAGAAGCTCATCGATCGCGACCGCGTCACCCGCGAGGGGCTCCGCCGGGCTCAGGAGCAGGGCATCATCTTCATCGACGAGATCGACAAGATCGTCGGCGCGGAGAAGACCCACGGGCCCGACGTTTCGCGCGAGGGCGTCCAGCGCGACCTCCTGCCGATCGTCGAAGGCGCCACCGTCAACACGCGCTACGGCGTCGTCAAGACGGACCACATCCTCTTCATCGCGGCGGGCGCGTTCAGCTTCTCGAAGCCCACGGACCTTATCCCGGAGCTCCAGGGGCGTTTTCCGCTGCGGGCGGAACTCAAGAGTCTCGGCCGGGAAGACTTCATCCGCATCCTCACGGAGCCGAAAAACGCCCTCCTCAAGCAGTACGCCGCGCTGCTCGAAACCGAGGGGGTCCACCTGGACTTTCAGAAGGACGCGATCGACGAGCTGGCCACGGTGGCCGCCCGCGTCAACGGAACGCTCCAGGACATCGGCGCGCGGAGGCTCCATACGGTGGTCGAACGGGTGCTGGACGAGATCTCGTTCACGGCGCCGGACATCGCCCCCGCCCGGATTTCGATCGACGCCCGGTACGTGCGGGAGCGCCTCCAGGGGATCCTCGAGGACGAAGATCTGCGCAAATACATCCTCTAG
- a CDS encoding O-antigen ligase family protein, with protein MRPASPPVLGKILPVAVGLATLGYLVYGLTEGSPNLRFIQLGAVLGLLAYVATFVDIILGLSFLLACIGLSPEMTLGGLNNLRIEDFIIPGLLVAWLTRAAQRREPWIPTGLGGPCAAYFLTLVAASLLGIAAGTTTFRAALLILIKYVEYFLIFAIVVHNVRTEGEFRALVIFAALVALTSLTMGTTGEIAGTGVARVHGPAGETATIYGGYLLLTISVLLGLAIDGPAGPSRLLALGAAAPLAWGLLFTYSRTSYAALFLGVLAFSVLKARRLLPLLLLLLVMFPALAPGSVWERAQTIAGVVSGSSPASWDSRVHAWYAALTRMGPEHFLLGRGVGSTPLGELDNEYIRVLVDAGLLGLGFFLWILVRLGRAAAAAHGALPPRTFGRGYAAGFLIGLFAMLVHAVGATSFTSIRTMESLMFWTGLLIAVSHRRAEWGLTLPEPGRPSPPRPFPFR; from the coding sequence GCTCGGGGCGGTGCTGGGACTGCTGGCCTACGTGGCCACGTTCGTGGACATCATCCTGGGGCTCTCCTTTCTCCTCGCCTGCATCGGTCTGTCCCCCGAAATGACGCTGGGAGGACTCAACAATCTGCGCATCGAGGATTTCATCATCCCGGGCCTTCTGGTGGCGTGGCTCACGCGGGCCGCGCAACGCCGGGAGCCCTGGATTCCGACGGGACTGGGGGGACCCTGCGCCGCCTACTTTCTGACCCTCGTGGCGGCCTCGCTCCTGGGAATCGCGGCCGGGACCACGACCTTCCGCGCCGCCCTCCTCATCCTGATCAAGTACGTGGAATACTTCCTGATCTTCGCGATCGTCGTCCACAACGTCCGGACGGAAGGGGAGTTCCGGGCGCTCGTCATCTTCGCGGCACTGGTGGCCCTGACGAGCCTGACGATGGGCACCACGGGAGAAATCGCCGGGACCGGCGTGGCGCGCGTCCACGGACCGGCGGGCGAGACGGCCACGATCTACGGGGGCTACCTGCTCCTGACGATCTCCGTTCTCCTGGGCCTGGCCATTGACGGGCCGGCCGGGCCGTCGCGCCTCCTGGCGCTGGGGGCCGCGGCCCCGCTGGCGTGGGGCCTTCTGTTCACCTATTCGCGCACCTCGTATGCGGCCCTCTTCCTGGGCGTCCTGGCCTTCTCCGTGCTGAAGGCCCGGAGACTTCTGCCCCTGCTGCTCCTTCTTCTGGTGATGTTTCCGGCGCTGGCGCCCGGCTCGGTGTGGGAGCGCGCGCAGACGATCGCGGGCGTCGTCTCGGGCTCCAGTCCCGCGTCCTGGGACTCCCGGGTCCACGCCTGGTATGCGGCGCTCACCCGGATGGGACCGGAGCACTTCCTCCTGGGGCGCGGCGTGGGATCGACCCCCCTGGGCGAACTGGACAACGAATACATCCGCGTCCTCGTGGACGCCGGCCTGCTGGGCCTGGGCTTCTTCCTGTGGATTCTCGTGCGCCTGGGCCGGGCGGCCGCGGCCGCCCACGGCGCGCTTCCGCCGCGGACCTTCGGGCGGGGCTACGCCGCCGGATTCCTGATCGGCCTTTTCGCCATGCTCGTCCACGCGGTGGGCGCCACGAGCTTCACCTCCATCCGAACGATGGAGAGTCTGATGTTCTGGACGGGACTCCTGATCGCCGTGTCTCACCGGCGCGCCGAATGGGGCCTGACCCTTCCGGAACCGGGCCGCCCCTCCCCGCCGCGGCCCTTCCCGTTCCGCTAG